A genome region from Nitrospira sp. includes the following:
- a CDS encoding tetratricopeptide repeat protein — protein sequence MSSDSARRSYERGVTLFREGNADGAIEALKKALAQNPKLAEAYHVLGLVYFQNKRNPDEAIQAYKQSLKLSPASAEILNDLADVYLAQGRGSDAEAVLRQALDIAPGNEEAHLDLARLYEERHDRANALKMYQSLLRVRPDHADALYHLASLYDSQGDLKLAREYLSRLTQTNPQHANAWYLLGRLAERGNDLNAAAAAFKEAIEVKADLVDAHYNLGFVYRSQGLLAEAEREFLEVIRYRPEYAEAHLNLGMVYTSLNRLEEAEKEHERAVALKPQSAEAHYNLGVFYELHRKDMGRALAQYRRYRDLGGRDERVERIVGMGGP from the coding sequence GTGTCGTCCGACTCAGCCCGGCGCAGTTATGAGCGGGGCGTCACGTTGTTTCGCGAGGGCAATGCCGACGGCGCGATCGAGGCACTGAAGAAGGCCTTGGCGCAAAATCCCAAGTTGGCCGAAGCCTACCATGTGTTGGGACTCGTCTATTTCCAGAATAAGCGCAATCCCGATGAGGCGATCCAGGCCTATAAGCAGTCGCTGAAGTTGAGCCCGGCGTCCGCAGAGATCCTCAACGATCTCGCCGATGTGTATCTTGCGCAAGGGCGCGGCAGTGACGCGGAAGCGGTGCTGCGGCAGGCGTTAGACATCGCACCTGGCAACGAAGAGGCCCATCTGGATCTGGCGCGCCTCTATGAAGAGCGACATGATCGGGCAAATGCCTTGAAGATGTACCAGTCTCTTCTGCGGGTGCGTCCCGACCACGCCGACGCCTTGTACCACCTGGCAAGTCTCTACGACAGTCAGGGCGATCTGAAGCTGGCCCGCGAATATTTGTCCCGTCTTACGCAGACGAATCCCCAGCATGCCAACGCCTGGTATCTCCTTGGGCGTCTGGCCGAACGCGGCAATGACCTGAACGCCGCCGCTGCCGCGTTCAAAGAAGCCATTGAGGTGAAGGCCGATCTGGTCGATGCCCATTACAACCTGGGTTTCGTCTATCGAAGTCAGGGATTGCTGGCCGAGGCGGAGCGGGAGTTTCTGGAAGTGATCCGGTACCGCCCGGAATATGCGGAAGCGCATTTGAATCTGGGGATGGTGTACACCAGCTTGAATCGGCTGGAAGAGGCCGAGAAAGAACACGAACGGGCCGTGGCCCTCAAGCCCCAGTCGGCAGAGGCGCACTATAACCTCGGGGTCTTTTACGAGCTCCATCGGAAGGACATGGGGCGGGCGCTGGCGCAATACCGGCGTTACCGGGATCTTGGCGGTCGGGACGAGAGGGTCGAGCGCATCGTCGGCATGGGCGGACCATAG
- a CDS encoding TonB family protein: MENVLVAQSWQPKRSMTGWGASLLLHACLALAAFGLMPKVAMVVEKEPFKWDVALVEAPREVVRQEEPAPVPQVQPPVPTPVKPRPEPVRAVPPPPQPVQRQVETRVVPQAIQREVQPVVETVRPQEQMQPTREVVQVQAKPIEPQEIQKTEPLMQAAMPAEVVRETAPAVEQTVVEAAPATAQTYQAQAVVSEPTVLETRPEPVVTASTQLVQAASAAEAIQAAPAPADPAPAPVAEAVAAAASEPAAAPPAPVSAAQPDPATLQEHQVVARVATPRPATKADYGWLAESLHRRIIELRHYPSTARLNGWEGKVVLKVSIRQDGQLKDVEVVKSSGHESLDQAAMEAVRRACPLHMKHELTAPMVVLHLPVSYSLNR, encoded by the coding sequence ATGGAGAATGTGCTCGTGGCGCAATCGTGGCAACCCAAGCGATCGATGACAGGGTGGGGAGCGTCGCTCCTGCTGCACGCCTGTCTCGCGCTCGCTGCATTCGGATTGATGCCGAAGGTGGCCATGGTGGTGGAGAAAGAGCCGTTCAAATGGGACGTGGCACTGGTGGAGGCACCGCGTGAAGTGGTGCGCCAAGAAGAACCGGCTCCGGTACCGCAGGTGCAGCCTCCCGTTCCCACGCCGGTGAAGCCGCGCCCTGAGCCGGTACGTGCCGTGCCACCGCCGCCTCAGCCGGTGCAGCGCCAGGTCGAAACCCGGGTGGTGCCGCAGGCGATCCAACGCGAAGTGCAGCCGGTCGTCGAAACGGTTCGTCCTCAGGAGCAGATGCAGCCGACCAGGGAAGTGGTACAGGTGCAAGCCAAGCCCATCGAGCCGCAAGAGATTCAAAAGACGGAACCACTGATGCAGGCTGCCATGCCTGCCGAAGTGGTGCGTGAAACCGCTCCGGCCGTCGAACAGACGGTGGTGGAGGCGGCGCCTGCGACCGCTCAGACCTATCAGGCCCAGGCGGTGGTCAGCGAGCCGACGGTGTTGGAAACGAGGCCTGAACCGGTTGTGACGGCGAGCACGCAACTTGTACAGGCTGCTTCGGCGGCAGAAGCGATCCAGGCTGCTCCGGCTCCTGCCGATCCTGCCCCCGCGCCTGTTGCGGAAGCGGTTGCTGCTGCGGCCAGTGAGCCGGCCGCCGCCCCTCCGGCTCCAGTTTCCGCCGCGCAGCCGGATCCGGCCACGTTGCAAGAGCATCAGGTCGTGGCGCGCGTGGCGACGCCGAGGCCCGCTACCAAAGCCGATTATGGCTGGTTGGCCGAGTCGCTGCATCGCCGCATCATTGAGTTGCGGCATTATCCCAGCACCGCGCGCTTGAATGGTTGGGAAGGCAAAGTCGTCTTGAAGGTTTCCATCCGCCAGGACGGGCAGCTGAAAGATGTCGAGGTGGTGAAAAGTTCCGGACACGAGTCGTTGGATCAAGCGGCGATGGAAGCCGTGCGGCGCGCCTGTCCGCTGCACATGAAGCATGAGTTAACCGCGCCGATGGTCGTGCTGCATTTGCCGGTCAGTTACAGCTTGAATCGCTAG
- a CDS encoding redoxin domain-containing protein: protein MNSSSTASVPTSVVLALVLVAGLVGSAWAMGSRPTAAGMPASEFSLTDLDGKSHKLEQYRGKIVLLNFWATWCKPCTTEMPAMQTVYDQLREKGFVVLAVNELEDEAKVREHIAAYKHTFPVLLDHENKVANQYGVFGLPVSVFIDQNGVVQEYIKGGLLTEARIHDIVARIQAATPAKAVALR from the coding sequence ATGAATAGTTCGTCGACAGCGAGCGTGCCTACAAGCGTGGTTCTTGCGCTGGTGCTGGTGGCCGGTCTCGTCGGCTCGGCCTGGGCAATGGGATCGCGTCCTACGGCGGCGGGGATGCCTGCCAGTGAATTCTCGCTGACGGATCTCGACGGCAAGTCGCACAAGCTTGAGCAGTACAGGGGCAAGATCGTGCTCCTGAATTTCTGGGCCACCTGGTGCAAGCCCTGCACGACGGAAATGCCCGCGATGCAGACGGTCTACGATCAGCTGCGGGAGAAGGGCTTTGTGGTGTTGGCTGTGAATGAATTGGAAGATGAAGCCAAGGTTCGTGAGCACATCGCAGCCTATAAACACACCTTTCCTGTGCTACTCGATCACGAAAACAAAGTGGCCAATCAGTACGGTGTCTTCGGATTGCCGGTCAGTGTCTTCATCGATCAGAACGGTGTGGTGCAGGAATACATCAAGGGCGGGTTGCTGACGGAAGCCAGAATTCACGACATCGTCGCTCGAATTCAGGCCGCGACGCCCGCCAAGGCCGTGGCCCTTCGGTAA
- a CDS encoding sialidase family protein, with protein sequence MYFISWARQGLWLFVATTGWWCATTGVAAWAEPLSELHRGAKQITEHKVKSLVGPSVQVDEQGLVSLAWMEEEKDVRSVLYARSLEPDGPMGAPVRINRPEDVPYWRQEAPALVVQGEDVFVTWGLAHPKATPQQPFATELRLSRSTDSGKTFQSSVLVNDDPGVIQHTFDALHRDADGRLHLSWIDGREGKKDPGTYVARSLDQGVTITKNLKVDEGTCVCCRTAVTSGPEGMVYVAWRKIFDGNVRETVVARSTDHGETFEAPVIVGHDQWVFPACPHRPASMGVDRQGRLYVVWYTEGTDEIPAVYLAYSDDRGKSFSEKQKLNVSKNTFPDHPQIAVDPEGRIVVVWEEQAPVKRDVVMSVSMDRGATFTAPQKVNEKKSQTPVVAVNSQGLFVLAWMEHGMPGHKIVTQTLRMPSVKVAAEPVR encoded by the coding sequence ATGTATTTCATATCGTGGGCTAGACAGGGGCTCTGGTTATTCGTTGCCACGACCGGTTGGTGGTGTGCGACGACGGGTGTAGCGGCCTGGGCTGAGCCGCTCAGTGAGCTTCATCGGGGCGCGAAGCAGATCACCGAACATAAAGTGAAGAGTCTGGTGGGGCCATCCGTGCAAGTGGATGAGCAGGGCCTGGTGTCCTTGGCCTGGATGGAAGAGGAGAAAGACGTGCGGTCGGTTCTTTACGCTCGCAGTCTGGAGCCGGACGGGCCGATGGGGGCGCCGGTGCGAATCAACCGTCCAGAAGACGTGCCCTACTGGCGACAGGAAGCGCCGGCTCTGGTCGTGCAGGGGGAGGACGTGTTCGTCACCTGGGGACTGGCCCATCCGAAAGCCACCCCGCAACAGCCGTTTGCCACGGAGCTTCGGTTAAGCCGTTCGACCGATAGCGGCAAGACGTTTCAGTCCTCCGTGTTGGTGAACGATGATCCGGGAGTGATTCAGCATACCTTCGATGCGTTGCATCGGGATGCGGATGGCCGGTTGCACCTCTCGTGGATCGACGGGCGCGAAGGAAAGAAAGACCCCGGCACCTATGTGGCGCGTTCGTTGGATCAAGGTGTCACGATCACGAAGAATCTCAAAGTGGACGAGGGGACCTGTGTCTGCTGCCGCACGGCGGTGACGAGCGGCCCCGAGGGCATGGTCTACGTGGCCTGGCGAAAGATTTTCGACGGCAATGTGCGGGAAACGGTTGTGGCCCGTTCGACGGACCATGGGGAGACCTTCGAAGCGCCGGTCATTGTCGGGCACGATCAATGGGTGTTCCCGGCCTGTCCGCATCGTCCGGCCTCGATGGGGGTCGATCGGCAGGGACGTCTCTACGTCGTCTGGTATACCGAAGGAACAGATGAAATTCCCGCGGTGTATCTCGCGTATTCGGACGATCGAGGGAAGAGCTTTTCCGAAAAGCAAAAATTGAACGTCTCGAAAAATACGTTTCCCGACCATCCCCAGATCGCGGTCGATCCGGAAGGACGGATCGTGGTGGTGTGGGAGGAGCAGGCGCCGGTCAAACGGGATGTGGTGATGAGCGTTTCGATGGATCGTGGCGCAACGTTTACGGCGCCGCAAAAAGTGAATGAGAAGAAGAGTCAGACGCCGGTCGTGGCGGTGAATAGTCAGGGCCTGTTTGTCCTGGCCTGGATGGAACATGGGATGCCGGGGCATAAGATTGTGACGCAGACGTTGCGGATGCCCTCGGTGAAGGTGGCGGCTGAACCGGTACGATAG
- a CDS encoding TlpA disulfide reductase family protein, producing MVRGLFRGLIAAVVLGATASPAWADDLFTTLKVSRVAPGTVAAPFDLQSLDGRSVQLADLKGKSVVVNFWATWCGPCKEEMPALERLRQQLDPERFVVLTVTTDLQRDGIKQFLANLNVQLPVLFDEHQDVSQAYLVRALPTTVFIDRQGALVGRAVGPREWDAPKAVHALQGLMP from the coding sequence ATGGTGAGGGGATTGTTCAGGGGCTTGATCGCGGCCGTTGTGTTGGGCGCAACGGCGAGTCCCGCATGGGCCGATGATCTCTTCACTACGTTGAAAGTCTCGCGGGTTGCACCGGGAACCGTGGCTGCGCCCTTCGATCTGCAATCGCTGGATGGCCGGTCGGTCCAACTCGCGGACTTGAAGGGGAAATCCGTCGTGGTGAATTTCTGGGCCACCTGGTGCGGGCCCTGCAAAGAAGAAATGCCGGCGTTGGAACGGCTGCGGCAACAACTGGATCCAGAACGGTTTGTGGTGCTCACCGTCACCACCGACCTGCAGCGAGACGGCATCAAACAGTTCCTGGCGAACCTCAACGTGCAACTCCCCGTGTTGTTCGACGAACATCAGGACGTCTCGCAGGCCTATCTGGTGCGGGCCTTGCCGACCACGGTGTTCATCGACCGGCAGGGAGCCTTGGTCGGTCGCGCCGTCGGGCCTCGTGAATGGGATGCGCCGAAGGCGGTGCATGCCTTGCAGGGGTTGATGCCATGA
- a CDS encoding TonB-dependent receptor has protein sequence MWARRYSSQIQFMLLSTFVLAVPFAPHQTFAQETGVGTVVEKSARERDLREQLQNILHELEELQQQPASGAVVAPVQPAQPAVAEESSDPASAEAIPQYELSDVSIVSNRVQRRPEGLSVSSTEQSETESQPTRTMKESMESLPGVVLRQANGPRDFSMMIRGQGAKTTFAVRDIKMYEDGFIQTQSDGLSRLDIHDPWFMRSVEVIRGASSSLYDNYALGGMVHFRTRRGSDINGVETFLSGGSFGYHKEGIAVGQEYENLDASLFVSNVGEDGFIRNSNYSTQTINLNLRFKIDDKQNFYFKAITNWLDARVPTRLTQSQFNADRRQAGGTNVVCNANTCSDAERLAQRRLDRRTIIGGIYERQINANTVLTIEADYDVKDINQTFSQISDNVNPNYKHYADLRHDGRLFDMPLRSYVGFFLSNMEQEAATFQNLADGFGTRGALIQNSRGTIRNVGARFREELEVIPKVTLAAGLGFEQSQLSVQSIGYTGGAVSSRAGASRSYTNWAPEMSVTWKPTETQRHWARASTGYGIPGFGNLLRDPVTGAPGTNFDLKPQKNLNFEIGTESKLTKTLTVQLVGFWTFFKDEIITQAVSGTNTASVNADSSQYKGIEAFYDWRPMDGLRLSGAYTHIEAKYINFADRLNTAAGFLTRDGNKVPNVPTDVLNTKVAYDHAETGWGGWVEGSYYNSYFLNNSNTFGIPSYVIANVNIHKNFDLKNSWFRFAKFYIELDNIADKKYAASGQVIGGETAGAAAGQQAFFAGYGRAIYGGVTFGLF, from the coding sequence ATGTGGGCCCGTCGGTATTCATCTCAAATTCAATTCATGCTGCTGTCTACATTCGTGCTGGCAGTGCCGTTTGCCCCCCACCAGACGTTCGCGCAAGAGACGGGTGTTGGAACGGTGGTTGAGAAGAGCGCGCGGGAACGTGACTTGCGCGAGCAGTTGCAGAACATCCTTCATGAACTGGAGGAGCTCCAACAGCAACCGGCCAGTGGTGCGGTGGTCGCGCCGGTTCAACCGGCTCAGCCGGCGGTGGCGGAGGAATCGTCCGATCCGGCCTCAGCGGAGGCGATTCCGCAATATGAGTTATCCGATGTGAGCATCGTGAGTAACCGTGTGCAGCGACGGCCTGAGGGTCTCTCCGTCTCGTCGACCGAACAGTCGGAGACGGAATCTCAGCCGACCAGAACCATGAAGGAATCGATGGAATCTCTGCCGGGCGTGGTCTTGCGGCAGGCGAACGGTCCGCGTGATTTCAGCATGATGATCCGCGGCCAGGGCGCTAAAACAACCTTTGCCGTTCGCGATATCAAGATGTACGAGGACGGATTCATCCAGACGCAGTCCGACGGCCTGTCTCGGCTGGACATTCACGATCCCTGGTTCATGCGGAGCGTGGAGGTCATACGAGGCGCGTCCTCGTCGCTCTACGACAACTACGCCCTCGGCGGCATGGTGCATTTCCGGACCAGGCGTGGCAGCGACATCAATGGCGTGGAGACGTTCCTGAGCGGAGGATCGTTCGGCTACCACAAGGAAGGGATCGCGGTCGGACAAGAATACGAGAATCTCGACGCCTCGCTGTTCGTCAGCAACGTGGGGGAAGACGGATTCATCAGGAACAGCAACTACAGCACCCAAACCATCAATCTGAATTTGCGGTTCAAGATCGACGACAAACAGAATTTCTACTTCAAGGCCATCACGAATTGGCTCGATGCGCGAGTGCCGACCCGTTTGACTCAGTCCCAGTTCAATGCCGATCGCCGGCAGGCCGGTGGCACCAACGTCGTCTGCAATGCCAACACCTGTAGTGACGCGGAGCGGTTGGCCCAACGGCGGCTGGACCGGCGGACCATTATCGGCGGCATCTACGAGCGCCAGATCAACGCCAATACGGTCCTGACGATTGAGGCGGACTACGACGTCAAAGATATCAATCAGACCTTTTCACAAATCAGCGACAACGTGAATCCGAACTATAAGCACTATGCCGATCTGCGACACGACGGACGGCTGTTCGATATGCCCTTGCGGAGTTACGTCGGGTTTTTCTTGAGCAACATGGAGCAGGAAGCGGCGACCTTCCAGAACCTCGCCGACGGATTCGGGACCCGCGGGGCGCTCATTCAAAATTCACGCGGAACGATCAGGAATGTCGGCGCGCGATTCCGGGAGGAATTAGAAGTGATTCCAAAGGTCACTCTCGCGGCAGGATTGGGATTTGAACAGTCCCAATTGAGCGTCCAGTCGATCGGGTATACCGGCGGCGCCGTGAGCAGCAGGGCAGGCGCCAGTCGCAGCTACACCAATTGGGCGCCGGAAATGTCCGTCACGTGGAAGCCGACAGAGACGCAGCGACATTGGGCTCGAGCGTCGACCGGATATGGAATCCCAGGTTTCGGCAATCTGCTCAGAGATCCTGTGACGGGCGCTCCCGGTACCAACTTCGATCTGAAGCCGCAGAAGAATCTCAACTTCGAAATCGGGACGGAGTCCAAACTGACGAAGACTCTGACCGTGCAGCTTGTGGGATTCTGGACCTTCTTCAAGGACGAGATCATTACGCAAGCCGTGTCGGGTACCAACACGGCATCGGTGAATGCCGATTCGTCTCAATACAAGGGTATCGAGGCGTTCTACGATTGGCGACCGATGGATGGACTGCGACTCTCCGGCGCCTACACACACATCGAAGCGAAGTATATCAATTTTGCCGATCGGCTCAATACCGCGGCCGGCTTCCTGACGCGGGATGGCAACAAGGTTCCCAATGTGCCGACCGATGTGCTGAATACCAAGGTGGCATACGATCATGCGGAGACCGGATGGGGAGGCTGGGTCGAAGGCAGCTACTACAACAGCTACTTCTTGAACAACAGCAACACGTTCGGCATCCCCTCTTATGTGATCGCGAATGTGAACATACACAAGAATTTCGACCTCAAGAATTCCTGGTTCCGGTTCGCGAAATTCTATATCGAGCTCGACAACATCGCGGATAAGAAATACGCCGCATCCGGCCAGGTGATCGGTGGCGAAACTGCCGGAGCCGCCGCGGGGCAACAGGCGTTTTTCGCCGGCTACGGTCGGGCGATCTACGGTGGGGTCACGTTCGGACTATTCTAA
- a CDS encoding helix-turn-helix domain-containing protein, giving the protein MNKQLLRVGEAADVLAVSRWTIYRWVEEGRLEGTKIGRGSLRVFRTSLDRLVENNKTQEMNLTV; this is encoded by the coding sequence ATGAATAAGCAACTCTTGCGAGTCGGTGAAGCGGCGGATGTGTTGGCGGTGAGTCGCTGGACTATTTATCGATGGGTAGAAGAAGGGCGATTGGAAGGCACCAAGATCGGGCGGGGCAGCCTCAGGGTGTTCCGTACGTCGCTGGACCGGCTGGTGGAAAACAACAAGACACAGGAAATGAATCTGACCGTCTGA
- a CDS encoding amidohydrolase family protein, which produces MSRILLFLVVFLAGCAGGMGLSSSSKASHQTMPSESDSYAFLNGRWFDGQGFQAATWYSVQGRLTRTPPQGRVETVDLSGLFVVPPFGEAHNHNVEGPWNVQAVAERYLKDGVFYVKNPNNVRDFALQIRSAVNQPASIDATFAHAGLTGRGGHPIALYEDVLRGSRYEPVIGPIERGWFENRSYIVLDTEADLDTKWPLITSGRPDFLKVYLVHSEDDDAAGTSGQSSQRSGLHPRLVSPIVAKAHAAGLQVTAHVETAADFRLAIRAGVDEIAHVPGWLVTSAADGASARLTEADARLALERHVRVVTTVVAGSAMPSVRGHHPHGHHEGHASGPSDHQPAAPVDSWSQVLKDNIALLHREGVRVVIGSDHAETSLAEVMALHRLHLFDNLTLLKMWCEDTPAAIFPDRRIGRFEEGYEASFVALAGNPIEDFSQVEAIRRRVKQGVLLDDQTVQTAASSAADHRGQSYAMLQPVSRHYSSSSLVWADRKRGNEVE; this is translated from the coding sequence ATGAGTCGCATCCTGCTGTTTCTGGTTGTTTTCCTGGCCGGCTGTGCGGGCGGGATGGGCCTGTCCTCATCGTCGAAGGCGTCGCACCAGACCATGCCGTCCGAGAGCGATTCCTACGCGTTCCTCAACGGTCGATGGTTCGACGGGCAGGGGTTCCAGGCAGCCACCTGGTATTCAGTGCAGGGGCGTTTGACGCGCACCCCGCCGCAGGGGCGAGTCGAGACGGTGGACTTGTCAGGCCTGTTCGTCGTGCCGCCGTTCGGGGAAGCGCACAATCATAACGTGGAAGGTCCGTGGAATGTTCAGGCGGTGGCAGAGCGGTATCTCAAGGACGGCGTGTTCTACGTGAAGAATCCCAACAACGTCCGGGACTTTGCATTGCAGATTCGAAGCGCCGTCAATCAACCGGCGAGCATCGATGCGACCTTCGCCCATGCCGGACTGACGGGCCGTGGGGGGCATCCCATCGCGCTCTACGAGGATGTCTTGCGCGGCAGTCGGTATGAGCCGGTGATCGGGCCAATCGAGCGGGGATGGTTTGAGAATCGGTCGTACATCGTGCTCGACACCGAGGCTGATTTGGACACGAAATGGCCGTTGATCACGAGTGGCCGGCCTGATTTCCTGAAAGTCTATCTCGTGCATTCCGAAGACGATGATGCGGCCGGAACGTCCGGACAGTCCTCGCAACGAAGCGGTCTCCATCCGCGACTCGTGTCACCGATTGTCGCGAAGGCCCATGCCGCGGGGCTGCAGGTGACGGCCCATGTCGAAACGGCGGCGGATTTTCGCCTGGCGATTCGTGCGGGCGTCGATGAGATCGCCCATGTGCCGGGATGGCTGGTGACCAGTGCCGCCGATGGGGCGTCCGCCAGACTCACGGAAGCGGATGCGCGGTTGGCCTTGGAACGTCACGTGCGAGTCGTGACCACCGTTGTGGCGGGAAGCGCCATGCCCTCCGTTCGGGGACATCACCCGCACGGGCACCACGAAGGGCATGCAAGCGGGCCGAGCGATCACCAGCCGGCGGCGCCCGTTGATTCATGGTCACAGGTTCTCAAGGACAACATTGCGTTGCTCCATCGCGAGGGAGTGCGCGTCGTGATCGGTAGCGACCATGCCGAAACCTCGCTGGCGGAAGTGATGGCGCTGCACCGGCTCCATCTCTTCGACAATCTCACGCTGCTCAAGATGTGGTGTGAAGATACGCCGGCGGCGATTTTCCCCGACCGTCGGATCGGGCGATTTGAGGAAGGGTATGAGGCTAGTTTTGTCGCCTTGGCCGGCAACCCCATCGAAGATTTTTCGCAGGTGGAAGCTATTCGCCGGAGAGTGAAGCAGGGAGTGTTGCTGGACGATCAAACGGTCCAGACCGCTGCCTCGTCAGCAGCGGATCATCGAGGTCAGTCGTACGCGATGCTCCAACCGGTATCGCGTCATTATTCATCGTCATCTCTGGTCTGGGCAGATCGGAAAAGAGGGAATGAAGTGGAGTGA
- a CDS encoding TonB-dependent receptor, with protein MKWSDCWNWVSLSCLAALVLGGLQPSTVLAAEGTLDQDAPVVVVDAVEVSGKRIENVEDVKQELARRPGSNILIEEKQITESRALNLQDVLQFAPGVRFQSRFGADEGQFQIRGTSLRNNFHHRGINILINGIFFGDADGFSDFESIDLLAYERIEVYKGANALRYGANSIGGAINFVPRTGYSASMLQMRMLGGSFGMVSGQVSSGKVLQPFKVGNMSATMDYYISVSGNRQDGFQDNSQQARERINANIGLQLGNHQEIRAYFLQANVAERIPGSLTNQQLFSNRQQPGGQSPSGTPPFFACNLNNQVCNYGRYYTLQRIGIAYHNEFAPNQYVEIIPYFSNQFVDHPIFQTIRQENNNVGGEFRYVNSNSLFGQNNSFVMGFQPRYGNQRQQRFVNINGSIGAMTQNYTAKTTYFGMYAEDAFDATKDFTIVIGGRWDYTGRQATVDNFGPAGSPFNPNTPSTPTGTNRPLQHFDAFSPKIGFVYRTTSTSQLYFNASRAYEAPLNLELLSSVNANGTANRGFLNLDAQRAWQLELGHRGTSADKRYTWDVTVYNLEMQKEILASIINNQGTFQNANGTRHTGVEAGGGTVLGKGLFAQGGAGREDSLQTRVAYTWSRFKFTDDVRAGGGVGPNVLIAKDGNTVAGAPEHSVNVEARYDHPSGWWIAPNVEWSLSGFYTNYANTIKNPSYALINVRSGWNIDEHWTLFAEGRNLTNKTYAGAVVVNDQLNRFANPGFGISAFGGVEYKF; from the coding sequence ATGAAGTGGAGTGATTGTTGGAATTGGGTCAGCCTCAGCTGCCTGGCAGCCTTGGTGTTGGGAGGCCTGCAGCCGAGTACGGTCCTGGCTGCTGAAGGAACGCTGGATCAGGATGCGCCGGTCGTCGTCGTTGATGCGGTCGAGGTGAGCGGAAAGCGAATCGAAAACGTCGAGGATGTGAAGCAGGAACTTGCCCGTCGGCCGGGCAGCAATATCCTGATCGAGGAAAAGCAAATCACCGAGTCACGCGCGCTCAACTTGCAAGATGTGTTGCAGTTCGCCCCCGGCGTGCGGTTTCAATCGCGTTTCGGCGCCGACGAAGGGCAGTTTCAAATTCGCGGGACCTCGTTACGCAACAATTTTCACCATCGAGGGATCAATATCCTCATCAACGGCATTTTCTTCGGCGATGCCGACGGGTTTTCGGATTTTGAATCGATCGACCTCCTGGCCTACGAGCGGATCGAGGTCTACAAGGGCGCGAACGCGCTGCGGTATGGCGCGAACAGCATCGGCGGCGCGATCAATTTCGTGCCCCGCACGGGGTATAGCGCCTCGATGTTACAAATGCGGATGCTCGGCGGCAGTTTCGGCATGGTGAGCGGGCAGGTGTCCAGCGGGAAGGTGCTGCAGCCCTTCAAGGTGGGCAACATGAGCGCCACGATGGATTACTACATCAGCGTGTCCGGTAATCGCCAGGATGGATTCCAGGACAACAGCCAGCAGGCCCGTGAACGAATCAATGCCAACATCGGCTTGCAACTCGGCAACCATCAGGAGATCCGAGCCTATTTCCTCCAGGCCAATGTCGCCGAGCGGATTCCTGGCTCGCTTACCAATCAGCAGCTGTTTTCCAACCGGCAACAGCCGGGCGGGCAAAGCCCTTCCGGCACGCCTCCGTTCTTTGCCTGCAATCTGAACAATCAGGTGTGTAACTATGGGCGGTACTACACGTTGCAGCGTATCGGAATCGCGTACCACAACGAGTTCGCCCCGAACCAATATGTTGAGATCATTCCGTACTTCTCGAACCAGTTCGTGGACCATCCGATCTTTCAGACGATCCGACAGGAGAATAACAACGTCGGCGGCGAGTTCCGCTACGTCAACTCCAACAGCCTGTTCGGCCAGAACAACTCGTTCGTGATGGGCTTTCAACCACGCTATGGTAACCAACGACAGCAGCGGTTCGTGAACATCAACGGCAGTATCGGCGCGATGACGCAAAATTACACGGCGAAGACGACGTATTTCGGGATGTACGCCGAGGATGCGTTCGATGCGACCAAGGATTTCACGATCGTGATCGGCGGCCGGTGGGATTACACGGGCCGTCAGGCGACGGTGGATAATTTCGGGCCGGCCGGGAGTCCCTTCAATCCCAATACGCCATCCACGCCGACCGGCACGAATCGGCCGTTACAGCATTTCGATGCGTTCAGCCCGAAGATCGGGTTCGTCTACCGGACGACCTCGACGTCGCAATTATATTTCAACGCCAGCCGAGCCTATGAGGCACCGCTGAATCTGGAGTTACTCTCTTCGGTGAATGCGAACGGCACGGCGAATAGAGGCTTCTTAAACCTCGATGCTCAACGGGCATGGCAGTTGGAGCTCGGGCACCGGGGCACGTCAGCGGACAAGCGCTACACCTGGGATGTGACCGTCTATAACTTGGAAATGCAGAAAGAAATTCTGGCCTCGATCATTAATAACCAGGGCACGTTCCAAAATGCGAACGGCACGCGGCATACCGGCGTCGAAGCCGGTGGAGGGACGGTCTTAGGGAAAGGTCTGTTCGCGCAAGGCGGCGCCGGTCGAGAGGACAGTCTGCAGACGCGGGTCGCCTATACCTGGTCGCGTTTCAAATTCACCGATGACGTGCGGGCCGGCGGTGGGGTCGGTCCCAATGTGCTGATCGCCAAAGACGGGAATACGGTCGCCGGTGCGCCGGAACATAGTGTGAATGTGGAGGCTCGTTACGACCATCCCTCGGGCTGGTGGATCGCGCCGAATGTCGAGTGGTCGCTGTCCGGCTTTTATACGAATTACGCCAACACGATCAAGAATCCTTCCTATGCCCTTATCAACGTGCGTTCCGGCTGGAACATCGATGAGCACTGGACGCTCTTTGCCGAAGGTCGCAACCTCACCAACAAGACGTATGCCGGTGCGGTGGTGGTGAACGACCAACTCAACCGGTTTGCGAACCCGGGATTTGGGATCAGCGCGTTTGGAGGCGTTGAATACAAGTTTTAA